The Bacillota bacterium genome contains a region encoding:
- a CDS encoding polysaccharide biosynthesis protein — MRRVFKALVIVAIDILIINASFLIAFLLRYDGNVSYIVSSYAKDIWYISIIATIIKLMCFILLKLYTSLWMYAGMYEAMMLGLALITGNAVVVATVSFLPMSAPLSVFITAFFVETLFISGTRFMYRFMRRIKYKGFDKNSAKRLMIIGGGEAGSVIVRELQQSPCLNSKAVAIIDDNKAKRGMKLHGVPIVGDRHDIVRVATEKNIDEIIIAIPSAPKKEISAIYSECIKTDCKVRILPSISHIIDGRVSIKRVRDVELEDLLGREAVKVDLNEIAAYLKGKVVLVTGGGGSIGSELCRQIAGFSPESLIILDYYENNAFDIQNELKFNYPGLDLKVVIANIRERQRIDEIFRQYRPEVVFHAAAHKHVPLMEENPQEAIKNNVFGTLNVVESADRYGTSRFILISTDKAVNPTNVMGATKRIAEMIIQATGRHSKTKFAAVRFGNVLGSNGSVVPLFKKQIEMGGPVTVTHPEVTRYFMTILEAVQLVIQAGAMAEGGEIFVLDMGQPMKIYDLARNLIKLSGYKPDEDIRIIFTGLRPGEKLYEELLLKEEGLKATKHDKIFVAKPVFTDSALLKRELEVLSGLLTKEAEEIVEYICNIVPSYSRVSGGQ, encoded by the coding sequence ATGCGTCGTGTTTTTAAGGCGTTAGTGATAGTGGCTATAGACATACTTATAATAAACGCCTCGTTTCTAATTGCTTTTTTGCTAAGGTATGACGGTAATGTATCATACATTGTTTCGTCGTATGCAAAAGACATCTGGTACATATCAATTATTGCAACAATAATCAAGCTCATGTGTTTTATACTGTTAAAACTCTATACCAGTCTATGGATGTACGCCGGCATGTATGAAGCCATGATGCTTGGCCTTGCCCTCATTACCGGAAACGCTGTTGTGGTTGCGACAGTTTCTTTTTTACCGATGTCTGCGCCACTATCCGTATTTATTACGGCGTTTTTCGTTGAAACGTTATTTATTAGCGGGACAAGGTTTATGTACAGATTTATGAGAAGAATAAAATACAAGGGGTTTGATAAGAACTCGGCAAAGAGGCTGATGATTATAGGTGGAGGAGAGGCAGGATCGGTTATAGTGAGGGAGCTGCAGCAGAGCCCGTGTTTAAACAGTAAGGCAGTGGCCATTATTGATGATAATAAGGCCAAGAGGGGCATGAAGCTCCATGGAGTGCCTATAGTGGGCGACAGGCATGACATTGTGAGGGTGGCGACAGAGAAGAATATTGACGAAATAATCATTGCCATACCTTCAGCACCAAAGAAAGAGATTAGTGCGATATACAGCGAATGTATAAAAACCGACTGTAAGGTGAGGATACTCCCATCCATATCCCATATAATTGATGGCAGAGTGAGCATAAAAAGGGTAAGGGATGTGGAGTTGGAGGACTTGCTGGGGAGGGAGGCCGTAAAGGTCGACCTCAACGAGATTGCCGCATATTTAAAAGGAAAAGTTGTTTTAGTTACGGGAGGCGGCGGTTCAATAGGTTCCGAACTGTGCCGGCAGATTGCGGGGTTTAGTCCCGAAAGCCTAATAATTCTAGACTATTATGAAAACAATGCGTTTGACATACAAAATGAGCTTAAGTTTAATTACCCGGGCCTGGATCTCAAGGTTGTTATAGCAAATATAAGGGAGAGGCAGAGGATAGACGAAATATTCAGGCAATACCGACCCGAGGTAGTATTCCATGCCGCGGCCCATAAACATGTGCCGCTTATGGAGGAAAATCCGCAGGAAGCTATCAAGAACAATGTTTTCGGTACCTTGAACGTGGTTGAGTCTGCCGATAGGTATGGTACATCCAGGTTCATATTAATTTCTACCGATAAGGCTGTAAATCCTACAAATGTTATGGGAGCAACCAAGAGAATTGCCGAAATGATAATCCAGGCTACCGGAAGGCACAGCAAGACAAAGTTTGCGGCAGTGAGGTTCGGGAATGTACTGGGGAGCAATGGCAGTGTCGTGCCCCTTTTTAAAAAGCAGATTGAGATGGGCGGGCCTGTTACAGTTACCCACCCTGAGGTTACAAGGTACTTCATGACTATTCTGGAGGCTGTCCAGCTGGTTATCCAGGCAGGGGCTATGGCAGAGGGAGGAGAAATATTTGTCCTTGATATGGGGCAGCCTATGAAGATCTACGACCTGGCAAGGAACCTAATAAAGCTTTCGGGATATAAGCCTGACGAGGATATAAGGATAATATTTACCGGCTTAAGGCCTGGAGAGAAGTTGTATGAAGAGCTTTTACTGAAGGAGGAGGGCTTGAAGGCAACAAAGCATGATAAGATTTTTGTTGCAAAGCCTGTTTTTACCGATTCTGCACTGTTAAAGAGGGAGCTTGAGGTGTTGAGCGGCCTTCTTACAAAGGAAGCGGAGGAGATTGTCGAATACATTTGCAATATTGTGCCGAGTTACAGCAGGGTAAGCGGGGGACAGTAA
- a CDS encoding O-antigen ligase family protein yields MNNLENKLNNSLNKAEKFLLFFTGALIPLINLRIKVSFYSISAYMLAVVLLMFYLLIRDKIYRNNFLIFNIGQQDIIIILFILVLAFSLLYCVDKNYGIQRFIKLLIVVLFYFFYKQILIRKPNYIEIITSYAIKGLALYIIYLSYYYLFKFNVTYIGINTQYATRSEKNSLAFMMSILIAFIITDLFKIEKKRKHKFINTLFHLIVIISVLLVQSRALLLVTILQFIINFAISSKKFSLISKSIVILILIIIIINFFVPNNVIISSIDRAFTIVKVFTNNEVLNEGSIGIRLLMLQKSISLFFESPIFGVGLGSFMYYYGDIITYISHNDYLLVLAEQGIFGITLFVLLILSFLKMAYKNYRANKSSTNKGLVLAMFGVSFYFLFINAYDNILFWSLLAFISATNIENL; encoded by the coding sequence ATGAATAATTTAGAAAATAAACTAAACAATAGTCTAAACAAAGCTGAAAAATTCTTATTATTTTTCACTGGTGCCTTAATTCCATTGATAAACTTAAGAATAAAAGTATCTTTTTATTCTATTTCTGCTTACATGTTAGCCGTGGTACTATTGATGTTTTATTTATTAATAAGGGATAAGATATATAGAAATAATTTCTTAATCTTTAATATTGGACAACAAGATATAATTATTATCCTTTTTATTTTAGTTCTTGCATTTTCATTACTCTATTGTGTAGATAAGAATTATGGTATTCAAAGGTTTATAAAATTATTAATAGTAGTATTATTCTATTTTTTTTATAAACAGATTTTGATTAGAAAACCTAACTATATCGAAATAATTACTTCATATGCTATAAAAGGACTAGCACTATATATTATTTACCTTTCGTATTATTATTTATTTAAATTTAATGTTACTTATATAGGAATTAATACCCAATATGCGACAAGAAGTGAAAAAAATTCATTAGCTTTTATGATGAGTATTTTAATTGCATTTATAATCACAGACTTATTTAAAATTGAAAAGAAACGAAAGCATAAATTTATAAATACTTTATTTCATTTAATTGTTATTATTTCTGTATTGTTGGTACAGTCTAGAGCTCTTCTATTAGTAACTATTCTTCAATTTATTATAAATTTTGCAATTAGTTCAAAAAAATTCAGTTTAATTAGCAAATCCATAGTAATTTTAATTTTGATAATTATAATTATTAATTTTTTTGTGCCAAACAATGTGATTATCAGTTCTATTGACCGTGCTTTTACTATAGTAAAAGTATTTACTAATAATGAAGTTTTAAATGAAGGGTCAATAGGAATAAGATTGTTAATGCTTCAAAAAAGCATTAGTTTGTTTTTTGAGAGTCCTATTTTTGGTGTGGGCTTAGGAAGTTTTATGTATTATTATGGAGATATTATAACATATATCTCACATAATGATTATCTGTTAGTATTAGCAGAACAAGGGATATTTGGCATTACTTTATTTGTTTTACTAATTCTTTCTTTTCTGAAGATGGCTTATAAAAATTATAGAGCTAATAAATCATCAACTAATAAAGGGTTAGTTTTGGCCATGTTTGGTGTTTCGTTTTATTTTCTTTTTATTAATGCCTATGATAATATATTATTTTGGTCATTACTTGCCTTTATAAGTGCAACTAATATTGAAAATTTATAA
- a CDS encoding glycosyltransferase: protein MSTQQKLVSIIVPIYNVEDHIRKCVNSILKQTYTNIEIILVDDGSNDKSSKICDEYAQLDDRIKVIHKENGGVSSARNAGLSIANGKYIGFVDADDWIDIDMYEYLVQSIESNNCDIACCGYYKEHKGITEIISKSEDMIIESLDENLDNFIEGSYEGSVWNKLFVRSIINHEFDTKISIGEDAYFLYNAIKNAKRIVYKRDPKYHYFIRFDSATNVHFNAKRFDTINSVDKIYNDITINFPNHAKKAEIMVFNKYLAILNLMLYYDADFQYEFQYSMIIEKLLNLGGKIKFSNHPSKQKYLAYRLFRFNKKIYRLIIKLYYKNKLCKFS, encoded by the coding sequence ATGTCTACTCAACAGAAGTTAGTAAGTATAATTGTGCCTATTTATAATGTGGAGGATCATATTAGAAAATGTGTGAATAGCATTCTAAAACAAACATATACAAATATTGAAATAATTTTAGTTGATGATGGTTCAAATGATAAAAGTTCAAAAATATGCGACGAATATGCCCAGCTTGATGATCGAATAAAGGTTATCCACAAGGAAAATGGGGGTGTATCATCTGCAAGAAATGCTGGCCTAAGTATAGCAAACGGGAAATATATTGGTTTTGTAGATGCGGATGATTGGATAGATATTGATATGTATGAATATCTTGTTCAGAGTATTGAATCTAATAATTGTGATATAGCTTGTTGTGGTTATTATAAAGAACATAAAGGAATAACAGAAATAATCTCAAAATCTGAGGATATGATTATAGAATCGTTGGATGAAAATTTGGATAATTTTATTGAGGGAAGTTATGAAGGAAGTGTTTGGAATAAGCTTTTTGTAAGATCTATTATTAATCATGAGTTCGATACTAAGATATCAATAGGTGAAGATGCTTATTTTCTTTATAATGCCATAAAGAATGCAAAAAGAATTGTGTACAAACGTGACCCAAAATATCATTATTTCATCAGATTTGATTCTGCAACAAATGTACATTTCAATGCGAAGCGATTTGATACGATAAACTCAGTTGATAAGATATACAATGATATAACAATAAACTTTCCAAATCATGCAAAAAAAGCAGAAATTATGGTTTTCAATAAATATTTAGCTATTTTAAATCTAATGTTATATTACGATGCTGATTTTCAGTATGAATTTCAGTATAGTATGATTATTGAAAAATTGTTGAATCTTGGGGGGAAAATTAAATTTTCTAATCATCCATCTAAACAAAAATATTTAGCATATAGACTTTTTAGATTTAATAAGAAAATATATCGCTTAATAATAAAATTGTATTACAAAAACAAGCTTTGTAAGTTTTCCTAA
- a CDS encoding pyridoxal-dependent decarboxylase, translating to MKLSYKLLNYIAEKYGEAYYLLDSKQFVKNYKELEKAFRDIYPNFNIAYSYKTNYTPKLCKIVNQLGGYAEVVSDMEYRLALKSGVMPKNIYFNGPYKDSYAVEELLLAGGTVNIDSNYDLKIIKEIAKKYPDNKLSVGIRCNFDVKDGVVSRFGFDINGDEFVTTINSIRETSNIILKGIHCHFATRSIETWPYRVKGMLNVVQKYFKEPPNFISLGGGLYGKMPDSLKKQFNVEIPKYEDYANTVAPQIRDFFKDVNESKKPMLIIEPGTALVGDVVKFVTKVLSIKDIRGKKIATLLGSIYNINPTLNRKNLPVTVYHSNDNVSNQQFYLNLDFGGYTCIESDYLYRGFSGNLAIGDYVVFDNVGSYSIVLKPPFILPNFAVVEYDEETNSIELIKRKESFEDIFKTFEF from the coding sequence ATGAAATTATCTTATAAATTACTTAATTATATAGCCGAGAAATATGGCGAGGCATACTATTTGTTAGATTCAAAGCAGTTTGTAAAAAACTATAAAGAACTAGAAAAAGCTTTTAGAGATATCTATCCTAATTTTAATATTGCATACTCATACAAGACAAATTATACACCTAAGCTTTGTAAAATAGTAAATCAATTAGGAGGATATGCAGAAGTAGTCTCTGATATGGAGTATAGACTTGCACTAAAATCAGGTGTGATGCCCAAAAATATTTATTTTAATGGACCTTATAAAGACTCTTACGCAGTTGAAGAATTATTATTAGCAGGAGGAACTGTTAATATTGATTCTAACTATGACCTAAAAATAATAAAAGAAATTGCGAAAAAATATCCTGATAATAAGTTATCAGTTGGTATTAGATGTAACTTTGATGTTAAGGATGGAGTTGTATCTAGGTTTGGATTTGATATAAATGGAGATGAGTTTGTTACCACTATTAATAGTATTCGTGAAACCTCAAATATAATACTCAAAGGAATTCATTGCCATTTTGCTACAAGAAGTATTGAAACATGGCCTTATAGAGTAAAAGGAATGCTTAATGTAGTACAAAAATATTTTAAAGAACCTCCGAATTTTATAAGCTTAGGTGGTGGATTATATGGAAAAATGCCAGATTCTTTAAAAAAACAATTTAATGTAGAAATTCCTAAATATGAAGATTATGCTAATACGGTAGCACCTCAAATTAGAGACTTTTTCAAAGATGTAAATGAATCAAAAAAACCCATGTTGATTATTGAACCAGGTACTGCATTAGTAGGAGATGTTGTGAAATTTGTTACTAAAGTTTTAAGTATTAAAGATATAAGAGGGAAAAAAATTGCAACTCTTTTAGGAAGTATATATAATATTAACCCTACATTAAATAGAAAAAATCTACCTGTAACTGTATATCACAGTAATGATAACGTAAGCAATCAACAATTTTATTTAAATTTGGATTTTGGTGGATATACTTGTATTGAATCTGATTACCTTTATCGAGGATTTAGTGGAAATTTAGCTATAGGTGATTATGTTGTTTTTGATAATGTAGGATCTTATTCAATAGTATTAAAACCACCATTTATTTTGCCTAATTTTGCAGTAGTTGAATATGATGAAGAAACAAATTCAATTGAATTAATTAAGCGTAAAGAGAGTTTTGAAGATATATTTAAAACCTTTGAATTTTAG
- a CDS encoding VanZ family protein has translation MKLKKNKQKIKIYIRWVVVVLYLAMIFYFSSQDGTKSHKVSSELLQYLKFLVVLIPERIQRYLSGTYRNMEFILRKAAHFTEYFILSFVFYRAMVISEVRVKKSMIVTLVFCFLYAVSDEVHQVFVPGRAFAVGDIIIDTLGAALGIIVIFFKNLISGNIQYKKRH, from the coding sequence ATGAAATTAAAAAAGAATAAGCAAAAGATAAAGATTTATATTAGGTGGGTTGTTGTTGTTCTTTACCTGGCCATGATATTTTATTTCTCAAGCCAGGATGGGACAAAGTCTCACAAAGTCTCATCGGAATTATTGCAATATTTGAAGTTTCTTGTAGTGCTGATACCGGAGCGGATACAGAGGTATTTATCCGGCACATACAGGAATATGGAGTTTATCTTAAGAAAGGCTGCTCATTTTACCGAATATTTTATTCTTTCTTTTGTTTTTTACAGGGCTATGGTAATTAGCGAGGTAAGGGTGAAGAAAAGCATGATCGTGACCCTTGTTTTCTGCTTTTTATATGCGGTGTCCGATGAGGTACACCAGGTTTTTGTCCCAGGCAGGGCTTTTGCAGTGGGAGATATAATCATTGATACACTTGGCGCTGCCCTGGGTATAATAGTTATATTTTTTAAAAACCTTATTTCAGGCAATATACAATATAAAAAGAGGCATTAA
- a CDS encoding branched-chain amino acid transaminase: protein MKTSIENRFIWLDGKIVPLQEATINVLSPTAQFGANVFEGIRCYWNEKKQQLYAFRLYDHYKRLKNSIKMFRMEDRYTIEEMKQGLIDVIRANEYKEDIAVRQTVFIDGFGSWSSKGPVSMFIAPIPKGRTLEPNKLGLKCCISSWERISDKNLSPKVKVGANYINSRMAQMEAIENGYDSAIFLNSHGKVAEGPGSCLFIIRDGVLITTTITASILESITRNTIIVLAEEKLKIKVIEREIDRTELYICDEAFLCGSAMEVVPILSVDGIAINDGKPGKITQEIYKIYLDVVRGNIEDYKDWLTPIY from the coding sequence ATGAAGACAAGTATAGAAAATAGATTTATTTGGTTAGATGGTAAGATTGTACCGCTTCAAGAGGCAACAATAAATGTATTATCACCAACAGCCCAGTTTGGAGCAAATGTGTTTGAAGGTATTCGTTGCTATTGGAATGAGAAAAAACAGCAATTGTATGCTTTTCGATTGTATGATCATTATAAAAGACTTAAAAATTCTATTAAAATGTTCCGAATGGAAGATAGATATACAATTGAAGAAATGAAACAAGGTTTAATTGATGTAATAAGAGCAAATGAATATAAAGAAGATATAGCTGTAAGACAGACTGTATTTATTGATGGATTCGGTTCTTGGAGTTCTAAGGGTCCAGTAAGTATGTTTATTGCTCCTATACCAAAAGGACGAACACTTGAACCTAATAAACTTGGTTTAAAATGTTGTATAAGTTCATGGGAAAGAATTAGTGATAAAAATCTTTCCCCCAAAGTAAAAGTTGGAGCAAATTATATTAATAGTAGAATGGCCCAAATGGAAGCTATAGAAAATGGATATGATTCAGCAATATTTTTAAATAGTCATGGTAAAGTAGCAGAAGGGCCAGGATCATGTCTTTTTATAATAAGAGACGGTGTTCTAATTACTACAACTATAACGGCATCAATATTGGAAAGTATTACTAGAAATACAATTATAGTGTTAGCTGAGGAAAAGTTAAAAATAAAAGTTATAGAAAGAGAGATTGATAGAACGGAATTATATATATGTGATGAAGCGTTTTTATGTGGTTCAGCAATGGAAGTGGTTCCAATATTAAGTGTTGATGGTATTGCTATTAATGACGGTAAACCAGGCAAGATTACTCAAGAAATATATAAGATATATTTAGATGTTGTGAGAGGTAATATTGAGGATTATAAGGATTGGCTTACACCTATTTATTAA
- a CDS encoding glycosyltransferase yields MRDNELVVFYGMLLKKISNKYYCNGAFGRYIDELAKKYNVLFLVVPVITLNNEKYINDYEIKSTNIIFQEIPEYNSYFEALKKAKLIKETIKKHSSQWNSVVYIRWPVPFFKYVFNIASRKALPVCFHLVGDSKTVISEGTKYKGILKILAIKFAEYNEYIIKKLIKITPTLVNGSGLRRLYSQDNKFIKEICTSTFSKKEIESSIKEINKELIKILYVGYLRHEKGLQYLLEAVKLLRKENVNVYLTIIGEGDILVELKKVVIDLEIDKFVNFKGYIPLGETLFNEYKKHDIFVLPSISEGTPRVLLEAMCKGLAVIATNVGGIPYSVKNEYNGILVKPKDSKALANSILKVINDDDLRKYIITNGFEFAQKNTLENHVDEVFSFIKEKCLEYDVKYEFEDKTIDKVKRFLIISIPVHLIMLITGLLPNSEPANKTRGFLLKPFFKSAGKNLQVASGVILNRIDNISVGDNVYIAHNVWMNGSGRIYIENGVIIGPFSVLATTEHVIENGSVSNKRTLVAPIRIGQGSWLASHVVVTSGVNVGNGSLIAAGAVITKDVNAHSLYGGVPAKFIREIK; encoded by the coding sequence ATGAGAGATAATGAGTTAGTTGTATTTTATGGGATGTTGTTAAAAAAAATATCAAATAAATATTATTGTAATGGAGCTTTTGGCAGATATATTGATGAATTAGCCAAAAAGTATAATGTTTTGTTTTTGGTTGTTCCAGTTATTACTTTAAATAATGAAAAGTACATTAATGATTATGAAATTAAATCAACAAACATTATTTTCCAAGAAATACCTGAGTATAATAGCTATTTTGAAGCTTTGAAAAAAGCTAAGTTAATAAAAGAGACAATTAAAAAACACTCATCTCAATGGAATAGTGTTGTTTATATAAGATGGCCTGTTCCCTTTTTTAAATATGTATTTAATATTGCTTCCCGGAAGGCACTACCTGTTTGTTTCCATTTAGTAGGAGATTCAAAAACTGTTATTTCAGAAGGTACTAAGTATAAAGGGATTCTAAAAATTTTAGCAATAAAATTTGCTGAATATAATGAATATATTATAAAAAAATTAATTAAAATTACACCTACTTTAGTTAATGGTAGTGGGTTAAGAAGATTATACAGTCAAGATAATAAATTTATAAAAGAAATTTGCACTAGCACATTTAGTAAAAAGGAAATAGAAAGTTCAATTAAAGAAATAAATAAAGAATTAATAAAAATATTATATGTAGGATATCTTAGACATGAAAAAGGATTGCAATATCTCTTAGAAGCAGTTAAATTGCTAAGAAAGGAAAATGTAAATGTTTATTTAACAATAATAGGAGAAGGGGATATATTAGTAGAATTAAAGAAAGTAGTAATAGATTTAGAAATTGATAAATTTGTTAATTTTAAAGGTTACATTCCTTTAGGAGAAACTCTTTTTAATGAATATAAAAAACATGATATTTTCGTTTTACCATCAATATCAGAAGGAACTCCTAGAGTTTTATTAGAAGCAATGTGCAAAGGACTTGCAGTGATTGCAACAAATGTAGGAGGAATTCCATATAGTGTGAAAAATGAATATAATGGTATTTTAGTTAAGCCGAAAGACTCAAAAGCATTAGCAAACTCAATATTAAAAGTGATAAATGATGATGATCTTAGAAAATATATCATTACAAATGGATTTGAGTTTGCGCAAAAGAATACATTAGAAAATCACGTTGATGAAGTATTTAGTTTTATAAAAGAAAAGTGTCTTGAGTATGATGTAAAATATGAGTTTGAAGATAAAACGATAGATAAAGTAAAAAGGTTTTTAATAATATCAATTCCTGTTCATTTAATAATGCTTATTACAGGGTTATTGCCTAATTCAGAACCAGCAAATAAAACACGAGGATTTTTACTGAAGCCATTTTTTAAATCTGCAGGCAAGAATTTACAAGTAGCTTCAGGAGTGATTTTAAATCGAATTGACAATATTTCAGTAGGAGATAATGTATATATAGCTCATAATGTTTGGATGAATGGCTCAGGAAGAATATATATTGAAAATGGAGTAATAATAGGGCCTTTCTCAGTTTTAGCTACAACAGAACATGTAATTGAAAATGGAAGTGTAAGTAATAAAAGAACGCTTGTTGCTCCCATTAGGATAGGTCAAGGATCATGGCTTGCTAGTCATGTTGTTGTTACTAGTGGTGTTAATGTTGGAAATGGAAGTTTAATAGCTGCAGGAGCAGTTATTACAAAAGATGTTAACGCACATAGTTTATATGGTGGCGTTCCTGCAAAATTTATCCGAGAGATAAAATGA
- a CDS encoding glycosyltransferase family 2 protein, with product MIMNKSNNNENKTVSVIIPVYNAEKFIEETIQSVLNQTYEDIEIILVDDCSKDNSREIIKEYAKKYKNIIYYLQEKNFGAAVARNKGLDLAKGRYIAFLDSDDLWYSEKIEKQINFMRKNNNVAFCYTAYEMIDEEGNLIKGKIKILEKVEYKHLLKRTIISTPTVLLDRQLIGGLKMPLRRTGQDYAYWLLLLRNVGFAYGIDEALVKVRRHGNSLSANKFQNIRDVWSIQTKNEGLSLLYATYNTICYIYNSFAKRYF from the coding sequence ATGATAATGAATAAGTCAAATAATAATGAAAATAAAACAGTATCAGTAATAATTCCAGTATATAATGCTGAAAAATTTATTGAAGAGACAATTCAATCTGTACTTAATCAAACATATGAGGATATAGAAATTATTTTGGTGGATGATTGCTCTAAAGATAACTCTAGAGAAATAATTAAAGAATATGCAAAAAAATATAAAAACATTATTTACTATTTGCAGGAAAAAAATTTTGGTGCTGCTGTAGCAAGAAATAAAGGTTTGGATTTAGCAAAAGGTAGATATATCGCATTTTTAGATAGTGATGATTTATGGTATTCTGAGAAAATTGAGAAGCAGATAAATTTTATGAGAAAAAACAATAATGTTGCTTTTTGCTATACAGCTTATGAAATGATTGATGAAGAGGGGAATTTAATAAAAGGGAAAATAAAAATATTAGAAAAAGTAGAGTACAAACACTTACTAAAAAGAACAATAATTTCAACACCAACGGTTTTATTAGACCGACAATTAATAGGTGGTTTAAAGATGCCTCTTAGACGGACGGGACAAGATTACGCATATTGGCTATTATTATTGAGAAATGTTGGGTTTGCCTATGGAATAGATGAGGCTTTAGTCAAAGTTAGAAGACATGGTAATTCATTGTCAGCAAATAAGTTCCAAAATATTCGGGATGTATGGAGTATCCAAACTAAAAATGAAGGGCTATCACTATTATATGCAACTTATAACACTATTTGTTATATATATAATTCTTTTGCTAAACGTTACTTTTAA
- a CDS encoding aldolase, producing MALRLMYITNNPSIAKIAEKSGVDWIFVDLEIIGKKERQGHLDTVISCHSVDDVKKIKYVLSKSKLLVRLNPIYDESKEEINQVIKYGADIVMLPFFKTKEEVEKFIKYVEGRANTCLLLETPEAVKNIDSILNVEGINYIHIGLNDLHLGYGMKFMFELLANNTVEMLCNKIRDKGIPYGFGGIARLGYGILPAENIIAEHYRLGSSMAILSRSFYNFNKNDNMSNVEEFFINEVNKIRNYEKKLLNESNDYFQFNRQIVISKVNEIINKI from the coding sequence ATGGCCTTAAGATTAATGTATATTACCAATAATCCCAGCATTGCAAAAATTGCAGAAAAAAGTGGTGTTGATTGGATATTTGTTGATCTTGAAATCATTGGGAAAAAAGAAAGGCAAGGACATTTAGACACAGTTATTTCCTGTCATAGCGTAGATGATGTAAAAAAAATTAAATATGTCCTCAGTAAATCAAAACTTTTAGTACGTTTGAATCCTATTTATGATGAGTCAAAAGAAGAGATAAACCAAGTGATAAAATATGGAGCAGATATTGTTATGCTTCCATTTTTTAAGACTAAAGAAGAAGTTGAGAAATTCATAAAATATGTTGAAGGTAGAGCAAATACGTGCCTTTTATTGGAAACGCCTGAAGCAGTAAAAAATATTGATTCTATTTTAAATGTTGAAGGTATTAATTATATTCATATAGGATTAAATGATCTTCATCTAGGTTATGGTATGAAATTTATGTTTGAGCTTTTAGCAAATAATACTGTTGAGATGCTTTGTAATAAAATAAGAGACAAAGGAATTCCTTATGGTTTTGGTGGGATTGCACGATTAGGGTATGGAATTCTTCCGGCAGAGAATATTATTGCGGAACATTATCGACTTGGATCCAGCATGGCTATTTTATCCAGAAGTTTTTACAATTTCAATAAGAACGATAATATGAGTAATGTAGAAGAATTTTTTATTAATGAAGTTAATAAAATTAGGAATTATGAAAAGAAATTATTAAATGAGTCTAATGATTACTTTCAATTTAATAGACAAATTGTTATTTCAAAAGTGAATGAAATAATAAATAAAATTTAA
- a CDS encoding sugar transferase, which produces MLKFVVKRILDILFSLIAIIVLSPVMLIIAVAIRLDSKGPALFKQSRLTKNGKIFTIYKFRTMIENAEYMGTGLFNYENDFRVTKVGNFLRKTSLDELPQLFNVIKGDMSIVGPRPPVSYELGNYDDLNEEYKRRFTVLPGITGLAQVSGRNELIWDEKVKYDNQYIDLFHKYGILIDFKIIILTILKVIKMENVYEVKDKYIENTLNEQLTTNSK; this is translated from the coding sequence ATTTTGAAGTTTGTAGTTAAAAGGATCCTAGATATCTTATTTTCATTAATAGCGATTATTGTATTATCTCCTGTTATGCTAATCATTGCAGTTGCGATAAGATTAGATTCTAAAGGCCCTGCATTATTTAAACAAAGTAGATTAACTAAAAATGGGAAAATTTTTACTATATATAAGTTTAGAACAATGATTGAAAATGCAGAATATATGGGAACAGGATTATTTAATTATGAAAATGATTTTAGAGTAACTAAGGTAGGTAATTTTTTAAGAAAGACAAGTTTAGATGAGTTACCTCAATTGTTTAATGTTATAAAAGGCGATATGTCAATTGTCGGACCACGACCACCAGTTTCGTATGAGCTTGGTAATTATGATGATTTAAATGAAGAATATAAAAGGAGGTTTACAGTATTACCAGGAATTACTGGTTTGGCACAGGTTAGTGGAAGAAATGAATTAATCTGGGATGAAAAGGTAAAATATGATAATCAGTATATTGATTTATTTCATAAATATGGTATTTTAATAGATTTTAAAATTATTATACTTACCATATTAAAAGTGATTAAAATGGAAAATGTATATGAAGTAAAAGATAAATATATAGAAAATACATTAAATGAACAATTAACAACTAATTCAAAATAA